A portion of the Calothrix sp. 336/3 genome contains these proteins:
- a CDS encoding AAA family ATPase, translated as MNTPPQLDSQFQKILHEKSQNFTNCEFIFAAINDFLHKRDRGYFTIVGSPGSGKSAILAQFVTTNPQPHIQPIYYNAQIPNKNTAEEFFKYVCSQLMTPPQPSPLARREQDSNFLADIEEHRKQDSNFPSYTGGQRGVLFDNTTEGSGFLSLLLQQTSDKLPPNHKLIITIDGIDAVNPDNQPLGTNLFYLPRYLPQGIYFLLTRRPFQTEKSGLLIEAPSQILDLSEYDLKNWDDEQAFNHHWQKMQADNFSDIAVKILQVLTSTQKEKMLTGWSVSAIAQIINEDEYDVEEVLENWFEFLQQQKVNGETRYSLYHSNFANWLTEKIKSVP; from the coding sequence CAATTAATGATTTTTTACACAAGCGCGATCGCGGTTACTTCACCATTGTTGGTTCTCCTGGTAGCGGTAAAAGTGCCATCCTTGCTCAATTCGTCACCACCAATCCCCAACCCCACATTCAACCTATTTATTACAACGCGCAAATCCCCAACAAAAACACTGCTGAGGAATTTTTTAAATATGTTTGCAGTCAATTAATGACCCCACCCCAACCCTCCCCGCTAGCGAGGAGGGAGCAAGATTCTAACTTCCTAGCAGATATAGAGGAACACAGAAAGCAAGATTCTAACTTCCCCTCGTACACGGGGGGACAGAGGGGGGTTCTTTTCGATAACACAACAGAGGGAAGTGGATTTTTGTCCTTATTACTACAACAAACCAGCGACAAACTCCCACCCAACCACAAACTCATCATTACGATCGATGGGATTGATGCAGTCAACCCCGATAACCAACCCCTGGGAACTAACCTCTTCTACCTACCCCGCTACCTACCCCAAGGAATTTATTTTCTCCTCACCCGTCGTCCCTTCCAAACCGAAAAATCTGGTTTACTCATCGAAGCACCATCCCAAATTCTCGATTTATCCGAATATGACTTAAAAAACTGGGACGATGAGCAAGCTTTTAACCACCATTGGCAGAAAATGCAAGCTGACAATTTCTCAGATATCGCCGTGAAAATCTTGCAGGTTCTCACATCTACCCAGAAAGAGAAGATGTTAACGGGTTGGAGTGTGAGCGCGATCGCGCAAATAATTAACGAAGATGAGTACGATGTTGAGGAAGTGCTAGAAAATTGGTTTGAGTTTTTACAACAACAAAAAGTTAATGGAGAAACCCGCTACAGCTTATACCATTCCAATTTTGCTAATTGGTTGACAGAAAAAATCAAAAGCGTTCCATAG